In one Cloacibacillus porcorum genomic region, the following are encoded:
- the purC gene encoding phosphoribosylaminoimidazolesuccinocarboxamide synthase, which yields MNLTKKDFIYEGKAKRLYTTEDPNYVIVEYKDSFTAFNGQKKATMSGKGVLNNKISSKLFQMLADNGVESHFVEQVDDTNQIVKRVQIVPLEVIVRNITTGSLCKRLGVEEGKVLPRPLFEMCYKDDELGDPFIIEDHALLFGWATEEELDKIKSISLRVNEILKDYFAKKGVVLVDFKLEFGKDMQGNLILADEISPDTCRFWDSSTGDHLDKDRFRKDLGDVLGAYEEIWKRISA from the coding sequence ATGAATCTGACAAAGAAGGATTTTATCTACGAAGGCAAGGCCAAGAGGCTTTACACGACCGAGGACCCGAACTATGTGATCGTTGAATATAAGGACAGCTTCACCGCCTTCAACGGCCAGAAAAAGGCGACGATGAGCGGCAAGGGCGTCCTCAACAACAAGATATCCTCAAAGCTATTCCAGATGCTCGCCGATAACGGCGTAGAGTCGCATTTTGTCGAGCAGGTCGACGACACGAACCAGATAGTCAAGCGCGTCCAGATCGTGCCGCTGGAGGTCATCGTCCGCAACATCACCACCGGCTCTCTCTGTAAGCGCCTCGGCGTGGAAGAGGGCAAGGTGCTCCCCCGCCCGCTCTTTGAGATGTGCTATAAGGACGACGAGCTCGGCGATCCCTTCATCATCGAGGACCACGCGCTGCTCTTCGGCTGGGCGACTGAGGAAGAGCTCGACAAGATCAAGTCGATATCGCTGCGCGTCAACGAAATCCTCAAGGATTATTTCGCGAAGAAGGGCGTCGTGCTCGTAGACTTCAAGCTGGAGTTCGGCAAGGACATGCAGGGCAACCTTATTCTCGCGGACGAGATCTCGCCCGACACCTGCCGCTTCTGGGACAGCTCGACGGGCGACCACCTCGACAAGGACCGTTTCCGCAAGGATCTCGGAGACGTCCTCGGAGCATATGAAGAGATCTGGAAGAGAATATCAGCATAA